From the Azospirillum formosense genome, one window contains:
- a CDS encoding N-acetylglutaminylglutamine amidotransferase: protein MCGISGEIRFDSRPASATAVGSMTEALALRGPDGQGVFAHGRMAFGHRRLSIIDLSEAAQQPMTDPELGLGIVFNGCIYNYPELRAELEAKGYRFFSHGDTEVLLKAYHAWGRRFVERLYGMFAFAIWERDSGRVMLGRDRLGIKPLYLSETAGRLRFASTLPALLAGGDIDTAIDPVGLYQYMSFHAVVPAPGTILKGVRKLPPATLLTLEPDGRRIEETYWEPVFGPQPGDERMSEGDWQDAVLSTLRKAVERRLVADVPVGVLLSGGLDSSVIVALLAEAGQTGLQTFSIGFETVGQEKGDEFQYSDLIAQRFQTDHHKLFIDSNRALPALQDCVRAMSEPMVSHDAIGFFLLSQEVAKHVKVVQSGQGADEIFAGYHWYPPMMEAADPLSTYAKVFFDRNRAEMAEALNPQYLAGEDAASAFVAAHFARPGADRPVDKALRLDTTVMLVDDPVKRVDNMTMAWGLEGRVPFLDHDLVELAARVPPELKVRDGGKYVLKEAARRVVPSEVIDRPKGYFPVPALKYLRGPYLELVRDVLNQPAARQRALFQPAYLDRLFSDPESHITPLRGSKLWQAALLEFWLQTHGI from the coding sequence ATGTGCGGCATCAGCGGGGAAATCCGCTTCGATTCTCGCCCGGCCTCCGCGACCGCGGTCGGCTCGATGACCGAAGCCCTGGCGTTGCGCGGCCCCGACGGGCAAGGCGTCTTCGCCCATGGCCGGATGGCCTTCGGCCACCGGCGGCTGAGCATCATCGACCTGTCCGAAGCGGCGCAGCAGCCGATGACCGACCCTGAACTGGGCCTCGGCATCGTCTTCAACGGCTGCATCTACAATTACCCGGAGCTGCGGGCGGAGTTGGAGGCCAAGGGCTACCGCTTCTTCTCGCACGGCGATACGGAAGTCCTGCTGAAAGCCTATCACGCCTGGGGCCGCCGCTTCGTCGAGCGGCTTTACGGCATGTTCGCCTTCGCCATCTGGGAGCGCGACAGCGGGCGCGTCATGCTGGGCCGCGACCGGCTGGGCATCAAGCCGCTCTACCTGTCCGAGACCGCGGGGCGGCTGCGCTTCGCCTCAACCCTGCCCGCCCTGCTGGCCGGCGGCGACATCGACACCGCGATCGACCCGGTCGGGCTCTACCAGTACATGAGCTTCCACGCCGTCGTGCCGGCGCCGGGGACCATCCTGAAGGGCGTGCGCAAGCTGCCGCCGGCCACCCTGCTGACCCTGGAGCCGGACGGGCGCCGCATCGAGGAAACCTATTGGGAACCGGTCTTCGGCCCGCAGCCCGGCGACGAGCGGATGTCGGAGGGCGACTGGCAGGACGCCGTGCTGTCCACGCTGCGCAAGGCGGTGGAGCGGCGTCTGGTCGCCGACGTGCCGGTCGGCGTGCTGCTGTCGGGCGGGCTGGACAGCTCCGTCATCGTCGCCCTGCTGGCCGAGGCCGGGCAGACCGGCCTGCAGACCTTCTCCATCGGCTTCGAGACGGTGGGCCAGGAGAAGGGCGACGAGTTCCAGTATTCCGACCTGATCGCCCAGCGCTTCCAGACCGACCACCACAAGCTGTTCATCGACAGCAACCGCGCCCTGCCCGCCCTTCAGGACTGCGTGCGGGCGATGTCGGAGCCGATGGTCAGCCACGACGCCATCGGCTTCTTCCTGCTGTCGCAGGAGGTCGCCAAGCATGTGAAGGTGGTGCAGAGCGGCCAGGGCGCCGACGAGATCTTCGCGGGCTACCACTGGTACCCGCCGATGATGGAGGCGGCGGACCCGCTGTCCACCTACGCCAAGGTCTTCTTCGACCGCAACCGCGCGGAGATGGCCGAGGCGCTGAACCCGCAGTATCTGGCCGGCGAGGACGCGGCAAGCGCCTTCGTCGCCGCCCATTTCGCCCGCCCCGGCGCCGACCGCCCGGTGGACAAGGCGCTGCGCCTCGACACCACGGTCATGCTGGTCGACGACCCGGTGAAGCGGGTCGACAACATGACCATGGCCTGGGGTCTGGAGGGGCGCGTGCCCTTCCTCGACCACGATCTGGTCGAACTGGCCGCCCGCGTCCCGCCGGAGCTGAAGGTCCGCGACGGCGGCAAATACGTGCTGAAGGAGGCGGCGCGGCGCGTCGTCCCCTCCGAGGTCATCGACCGCCCCAAGGGCTATTTCCCGGTTCCGGCGCTGAAGTACCTGCGCGGTCCCTACCTGGAGCTGGTGCGCGACGTGCTGAACCAGCCCGCCGCGCGGCAGCGCGCGCTGTTCCAGCCGGCCTACCTGGACCGCCTGTTCAGCGATCCGGAATCCCACATCACGCCGCTTCGCGGTTCGAAGCTCTGGCAGGCCGCCCTGCTGGAGTTCTGGCTGCAAACCCATGGGATCTGA
- a CDS encoding aspartate aminotransferase family protein gives MPPLDESQKSGTAPTAGLTREELDAHWMPFTANREFKANPRLIARADGAWYWDAEGRKIYDSLSGLWCCGAGHSRREISEAVARQIAELDYSPAFQFGHPAAFKLAHKLASMTPAGLDHVFFVNSGSEATDTALKMARAYWRLKGQPTKTKLIGRSKGYHGVNFGGISLGGIGGNRKLFGSGVEADHLPHTLLPQNAFTKGLPEQGAELADALEELVALHDASNIAAVIVEPLAGSAGVLPPPKGYLKRLRELCDKHNILLIFDEVITGFGRMGAAFGADAFGVVPDIMNVAKGLTNGAVPMGAVVANREIYRTFMDNGGADYMVEFPHGYTYSAHPVACAAGLAALELFERDRLAEKAAALAPHFETVLHGLKGLKHVTDIRNYGLAGAVQIAALPGEPARRPYEIAMHCWKAGFYVRFGGDTLQFGPHFVSEREDLDRLMNAVADAIQATA, from the coding sequence ATGCCGCCGTTGGACGAGAGCCAGAAATCCGGAACCGCCCCGACCGCCGGGCTGACGCGCGAGGAGCTGGACGCCCACTGGATGCCCTTCACGGCGAACCGCGAGTTCAAGGCGAACCCGCGCCTGATCGCCCGCGCCGATGGCGCCTGGTACTGGGACGCCGAGGGGCGGAAGATCTACGACAGCCTGTCCGGCCTGTGGTGCTGCGGCGCCGGGCACAGCCGCCGCGAGATCAGCGAGGCCGTCGCCCGCCAGATCGCCGAGCTGGACTACAGCCCGGCCTTCCAGTTCGGCCACCCCGCCGCCTTCAAGCTGGCGCACAAGCTGGCCTCGATGACGCCGGCCGGGCTGGACCATGTGTTCTTCGTCAATTCGGGGTCGGAGGCCACCGACACGGCGCTGAAGATGGCGCGGGCCTATTGGCGGCTGAAGGGCCAGCCGACCAAGACCAAGCTGATCGGCCGGTCGAAGGGCTATCACGGCGTCAATTTCGGCGGCATCAGCCTGGGCGGCATCGGCGGCAACCGCAAGCTGTTCGGCTCGGGCGTCGAGGCCGACCATCTGCCGCACACGCTGCTGCCGCAGAACGCCTTCACCAAGGGCCTGCCGGAGCAGGGCGCCGAACTGGCCGACGCGCTGGAGGAGCTGGTCGCCCTGCACGACGCCTCCAACATCGCCGCGGTGATCGTGGAGCCGCTGGCCGGTTCCGCCGGCGTGCTGCCGCCGCCCAAGGGCTATCTGAAGCGGCTGCGGGAGCTGTGCGACAAGCACAACATCCTGCTGATCTTCGACGAGGTCATCACCGGCTTCGGCCGCATGGGGGCCGCCTTCGGCGCCGATGCCTTCGGCGTGGTGCCGGACATCATGAACGTCGCCAAGGGCCTGACCAACGGTGCGGTGCCGATGGGCGCGGTGGTCGCCAACCGTGAGATCTACCGGACCTTCATGGACAACGGCGGTGCCGACTACATGGTCGAGTTCCCCCACGGCTACACCTACTCCGCCCACCCCGTGGCCTGCGCCGCCGGCCTCGCCGCGCTGGAGCTGTTCGAGCGGGACCGGCTGGCCGAGAAGGCGGCGGCGCTCGCCCCGCATTTTGAGACGGTGCTGCACGGGCTGAAGGGGCTGAAGCACGTCACCGACATCCGCAACTACGGTCTTGCCGGCGCGGTGCAGATCGCCGCCCTGCCGGGCGAGCCGGCCCGCCGGCCCTACGAGATCGCCATGCATTGCTGGAAGGCGGGCTTCTACGTCCGCTTCGGCGGCGACACGCTGCAGTTCGGTCCGCATTTCGTCAGCGAGCGCGAGGACCTCGACCGGCTGATGAACGCCGTCGCCGACGCCATCCAGGCGACCGCTTGA
- a CDS encoding DUF4112 domain-containing protein: MTATSFSSFRYGSAHGETAHFAARQRLEWLARMMDSAVRVPGTNITFGADAVLGLVPGFGNLATTAVSGYLIREAWRLGVPRGKLLRMVGNVAMDSLISAVPVAGNIADVFWKANRKNMAILAEHLDGHPPHGGQSYGRRRSAPYTIDGEWRRTR, encoded by the coding sequence ATGACCGCTACCTCTTTTTCTTCGTTTCGTTACGGTTCCGCCCACGGCGAGACCGCGCATTTCGCGGCGCGCCAGCGGCTGGAATGGCTGGCGCGGATGATGGACAGCGCCGTCCGCGTGCCGGGCACAAACATCACCTTCGGCGCCGACGCGGTGCTGGGTCTGGTTCCCGGCTTCGGCAACCTCGCCACCACGGCGGTGTCCGGCTATCTCATCCGCGAGGCCTGGAGGCTTGGCGTGCCGCGCGGCAAGCTGCTGCGCATGGTCGGCAACGTGGCGATGGACAGCCTGATCAGCGCCGTCCCGGTCGCCGGCAACATCGCCGACGTCTTCTGGAAGGCCAACCGCAAGAACATGGCGATCCTGGCCGAGCATCTGGACGGTCATCCGCCGCACGGCGGCCAGTCCTATGGCCGCCGGCGCTCGGCGCCCTACACCATCGACGGCGAGTGGCGCCGGACGCGGTGA
- a CDS encoding CoA-acylating methylmalonate-semialdehyde dehydrogenase: MTLVPHLIGGVADAPAETRSADIVNPATGETVGRVPLASRATVESAIAAAEAAFPAWRATPPAKRARVMFRFRQLLEDNADRVCAAITREHGKTLEDARGELTRGIENVEYACGIADLLKGEHSKNVGPGIDSWSEFQPLGVVAGITPFNFPAMVPLWMFPVAVACGNAFILKPSERDPSASLLVAQLAQEAGLPPGVLNVVHGDKEAVDTLLTDPRVQAVSFVGSTPVAEYVYATGTAHGKRVQALGGAKNHAIVMPDADLDNAVSAIMGAAYGSCGERCMAISVVVAVGDETADRVVAMLAEQVRGLTVGAGTGAGCDMGPLVTRAHFEKVKGYVDQGVAEGAELVVDGRGLVVPGHEGGFFLGGCLFDRVTPDMSVYREEIFGPVLCVVRVKTMQEGMDLIDAHEYGNGTCLFTRDGEAARYFTDAIKVGMVGVNVPLPVPVSYHSFGGWKRSLFGDLAAYGPDSVRFYTRRKTITQRWPAGGVREGAQFSFPSMK, from the coding sequence ATGACCCTCGTTCCGCATCTCATCGGCGGCGTCGCCGACGCCCCCGCCGAGACCCGCAGCGCCGACATCGTGAACCCGGCGACGGGCGAGACCGTCGGCCGCGTCCCGCTCGCCAGCCGCGCCACCGTGGAATCGGCCATCGCCGCCGCAGAGGCCGCCTTCCCGGCGTGGCGGGCGACGCCGCCGGCCAAGCGGGCGCGGGTGATGTTCCGCTTCCGCCAACTGCTGGAGGACAACGCCGACCGCGTCTGCGCGGCGATCACGCGGGAGCACGGCAAGACGCTGGAGGACGCCCGCGGCGAGCTGACCCGCGGCATAGAGAACGTCGAGTACGCCTGCGGCATCGCCGATCTGCTGAAGGGCGAGCATTCCAAGAATGTCGGGCCGGGCATCGACAGCTGGTCGGAGTTCCAGCCGCTGGGCGTCGTGGCAGGCATCACGCCCTTCAACTTCCCGGCCATGGTGCCGCTGTGGATGTTCCCGGTCGCCGTGGCCTGCGGCAACGCCTTCATCCTGAAGCCGTCGGAGCGCGACCCGAGCGCCTCCCTGCTCGTCGCGCAGCTGGCGCAGGAGGCGGGTCTGCCGCCGGGCGTGCTGAACGTCGTCCATGGCGACAAGGAGGCGGTGGACACGCTGCTGACCGACCCGCGCGTCCAGGCGGTCAGCTTCGTCGGCTCCACCCCGGTCGCCGAATATGTCTACGCCACCGGCACCGCCCACGGGAAACGCGTGCAGGCGCTGGGCGGAGCCAAGAACCACGCCATCGTCATGCCCGACGCCGACCTCGACAACGCGGTCAGCGCGATCATGGGGGCGGCCTATGGCTCCTGCGGGGAGCGCTGCATGGCGATCTCCGTGGTCGTCGCGGTGGGCGACGAGACCGCCGACCGCGTGGTGGCGATGCTGGCGGAACAGGTGCGCGGCCTCACGGTCGGGGCGGGGACCGGTGCCGGCTGCGACATGGGCCCGCTGGTCACCCGCGCCCATTTCGAGAAGGTGAAGGGGTACGTGGACCAGGGCGTCGCCGAAGGGGCGGAGCTGGTGGTCGATGGCCGCGGTCTGGTGGTGCCGGGTCACGAAGGCGGCTTCTTCCTCGGCGGCTGCCTGTTCGACCGGGTGACGCCGGACATGAGCGTCTACCGGGAGGAGATCTTCGGCCCGGTCCTCTGCGTCGTTCGTGTGAAAACGATGCAGGAGGGCATGGACCTGATCGACGCCCACGAGTACGGCAACGGCACCTGCCTGTTCACCCGCGACGGCGAGGCCGCGCGCTACTTCACCGACGCGATCAAGGTCGGCATGGTTGGCGTCAACGTGCCGCTGCCGGTGCCGGTGTCCTACCACAGCTTCGGCGGCTGGAAGCGGTCGCTGTTCGGCGATCTGGCGGCCTATGGGCCGGACAGCGTGCGCTTCTACACCCGGCGCAAGACGATCACCCAGCGCTGGCCGGCGGGCGGCGTGCGCGAAGGCGCGCAGTTCTCCTTCCCGTCGATGAAGTGA
- a CDS encoding PLP-dependent aminotransferase family protein, with the protein MSDLLLLPIDRTGGEPLLRQVYDALRRAILSGALTPGAKLPPTRALAERLGVARNTVVAAYEQLLAEGFIEGRVGAGSFVSSDLPDGLEVPPPEPPRRVPSPAPPTTPFGTLPFSTGRCTLDERSLRIWRSLTLRHLQRPDPEMLGYGEPGGPVALRQAIARYLQSARAVRCEPEQVVITAGAQQAIDLVLRVLLRPGDPVWLEDPCYPAVRAALEAARARVVPVPVDGQGMDVAAGVAAAPDARLAYVTPSSHYPLGVVLSMARRMELLAWARTAGAWVLEDDYDSEFRYAGRPLASLQGIDGGGRVIYVGTFSKVLFPGLRLGYAVLPPELLDPVLTMRRLTDWHPATLYTGVVTDFLNEGHFGPHLRRMRRRYTAARDALADAIGAHLSPWMEAEVPEQGMKLIARLRPGLSDRDVEAVAARRGIAVRPVSPMHIAAPPLQALMLGFTGHEPGALRHAARELGAALAAARLDV; encoded by the coding sequence ATGTCCGATCTGCTGCTGCTCCCCATCGATCGGACGGGCGGGGAGCCGCTGCTGCGGCAGGTCTATGACGCGCTGCGCCGGGCCATCCTGTCCGGGGCGCTGACGCCCGGCGCGAAGCTGCCGCCGACGCGCGCGCTGGCCGAACGGCTCGGCGTCGCCCGCAACACGGTGGTCGCCGCCTATGAGCAGCTTCTCGCCGAAGGCTTCATCGAGGGGCGCGTCGGGGCGGGCAGCTTCGTGTCCAGCGATCTGCCGGACGGGTTGGAAGTGCCGCCGCCGGAACCGCCGCGCCGCGTCCCCTCCCCAGCCCCACCAACCACCCCTTTCGGCACCCTTCCGTTCAGCACGGGGCGTTGCACGCTGGATGAGCGCAGTTTGCGGATCTGGCGCAGCCTGACCCTGCGGCACCTGCAGCGACCCGACCCGGAGATGCTCGGCTATGGCGAACCCGGCGGGCCGGTGGCGCTGCGGCAGGCCATCGCCCGCTATCTCCAGAGCGCACGGGCGGTGCGCTGCGAACCCGAACAGGTGGTGATCACCGCGGGCGCCCAGCAGGCCATCGACCTCGTGTTGCGCGTTCTGCTGCGGCCCGGCGACCCGGTGTGGCTGGAAGACCCCTGCTACCCCGCGGTGCGCGCCGCGCTGGAAGCGGCGCGGGCGCGCGTCGTGCCGGTGCCCGTCGATGGGCAGGGCATGGACGTGGCGGCCGGCGTCGCCGCGGCGCCGGACGCCCGGCTGGCCTATGTCACCCCGTCCTCCCACTATCCGCTGGGTGTGGTGCTGTCGATGGCGCGGCGGATGGAGCTTCTGGCCTGGGCGCGCACGGCCGGCGCCTGGGTGCTGGAGGACGATTACGACAGCGAGTTCCGCTACGCGGGCCGTCCGCTCGCCTCGCTCCAGGGGATCGACGGCGGCGGGCGGGTCATCTACGTCGGCACCTTCAGCAAGGTCCTGTTTCCCGGCCTGCGGCTCGGCTACGCCGTCCTGCCGCCCGAGCTGCTGGACCCGGTGCTCACCATGCGTCGCCTGACCGATTGGCACCCGGCGACGCTCTACACGGGCGTGGTGACGGATTTCCTGAACGAGGGTCATTTCGGCCCGCATCTGCGCCGCATGCGCCGCCGCTACACCGCCGCGAGGGATGCGCTGGCCGACGCCATCGGCGCCCACCTTTCCCCCTGGATGGAGGCGGAGGTGCCGGAGCAGGGCATGAAGCTGATCGCCCGGCTGCGCCCCGGCTTGTCGGACCGCGACGTGGAGGCGGTGGCGGCCCGGCGCGGCATCGCCGTCCGTCCGGTCAGCCCGATGCACATCGCCGCCCCGCCGCTGCAGGCGCTGATGCTGGGCTTCACCGGCCATGAGCCGGGTGCCCTGCGCCACGCCGCCCGCGAACTCGGCGCCGCGTTGGCGGCTGCACGATTAGACGTCTAA
- a CDS encoding pyridoxamine 5'-phosphate oxidase family protein, translating into MSETIPSDSYPVTDRNRVKRLHERGRYDRESVHAILDGAMIAHIAYVIDGQPYCTPTAFWREGEHLYWHGSSASRMLRAQRDGLPVCLTVTHLDSLVLARSGFNHSADYRSAMCFGTARIVEEPEAKTRALDAMVDRFYPGRSAELRVSTAQEIKATMVVGMEIEEASAKVRGKGLSDEGEDMNLPIYTARYPVVQVIGTAEPCPRLPADTPVPPGQAGFTAGRRLDELMLENHRIRFGGE; encoded by the coding sequence ATGTCCGAGACCATTCCGTCCGACAGCTACCCCGTCACCGACCGCAACCGGGTCAAGCGCCTGCACGAGCGGGGGCGCTACGATCGGGAGTCCGTTCACGCCATCCTCGACGGCGCGATGATCGCGCACATCGCCTATGTGATCGACGGGCAGCCCTACTGCACCCCCACCGCCTTCTGGCGGGAGGGAGAACATCTGTATTGGCATGGATCCTCGGCCAGCCGGATGCTGCGGGCGCAGCGCGACGGCCTGCCGGTCTGCCTGACCGTCACGCATCTCGACAGCCTCGTGCTGGCCCGCAGCGGGTTCAACCATTCGGCGGATTACCGGTCAGCCATGTGCTTCGGCACCGCGCGCATCGTCGAGGAGCCGGAGGCCAAGACCCGCGCGCTCGACGCCATGGTCGACCGCTTCTATCCGGGGCGCAGCGCCGAATTGCGGGTCAGCACGGCTCAGGAGATCAAGGCGACCATGGTGGTCGGCATGGAGATCGAGGAGGCGAGCGCCAAGGTCCGGGGCAAGGGCTTGTCGGACGAGGGCGAGGACATGAACCTGCCCATCTACACCGCCCGCTATCCGGTGGTTCAGGTGATCGGCACCGCCGAACCCTGTCCGCGGCTTCCCGCCGACACGCCGGTCCCGCCGGGGCAGGCGGGCTTCACCGCCGGCCGCCGGCTGGACGAACTGATGCTGGAAAACCACCGCATCAGGTTCGGCGGGGAGTAG
- a CDS encoding LysR family transcriptional regulator, whose product MTKPARTLSGLNDADLRLLRVFTTVVECGGFSAAEVELNISRAAISLHMADLERRLGLRLCRRGRAGFLLTDEGRLAYEAALRLFAGLESFRSEINAAHGRLRGELTIGITDNLVTMPKMRVTNALRGLKQQGPEVRVNIRMIPPNEIERGVLDGRLQVGVVPARRALPGLDRLPLYQEESLLYCGRGHPLFDAEAVPDAAVEAADAVAPTEAQQVPEAAGVQRALTATATATDREGVAFLILTGCYVGFLPTHYARQWVERGAMRALLPERFHYAQEFQAVTRKGARPNLVLERFLDLLKRTE is encoded by the coding sequence ATGACCAAGCCCGCCCGCACCCTGAGCGGCCTCAACGACGCCGACCTGCGCCTGCTGCGCGTCTTCACCACGGTGGTGGAGTGCGGCGGCTTCTCCGCGGCGGAGGTGGAGCTGAACATCAGCCGCGCCGCCATCAGCCTGCACATGGCCGATCTGGAGCGGCGGCTGGGGCTGCGGCTGTGCCGGCGCGGGCGGGCGGGCTTCCTGCTGACCGACGAGGGACGCCTGGCCTACGAGGCGGCCCTGCGCCTGTTCGCCGGCCTGGAGAGCTTCCGCAGCGAGATCAACGCCGCGCATGGACGGCTGCGCGGCGAATTGACCATAGGCATCACCGACAACCTCGTCACCATGCCGAAGATGCGCGTGACCAACGCGCTGCGCGGCCTGAAGCAGCAGGGGCCGGAGGTGCGGGTGAACATCCGCATGATCCCGCCCAACGAGATCGAGCGCGGCGTGCTCGACGGACGGCTGCAGGTCGGCGTGGTCCCGGCGCGGCGCGCCCTGCCCGGCCTGGACCGTCTGCCGCTGTACCAGGAAGAATCGCTCCTCTATTGCGGGCGTGGCCACCCGCTGTTCGATGCGGAGGCGGTGCCCGACGCCGCGGTGGAGGCCGCCGACGCCGTCGCCCCGACCGAGGCGCAGCAGGTGCCGGAGGCGGCGGGGGTGCAGCGGGCGCTGACCGCGACCGCCACCGCGACCGACCGCGAGGGAGTGGCCTTCCTCATCCTGACCGGCTGCTACGTCGGCTTCCTGCCCACCCATTACGCGCGGCAATGGGTCGAGCGCGGGGCGATGCGCGCGCTGCTGCCGGAGCGCTTCCACTACGCCCAGGAGTTCCAGGCGGTCACCCGGAAGGGCGCCCGGCCCAACCTCGTGCTGGAGCGCTTTCTCGACCTGCTGAAACGGACGGAATGA
- the ngg gene encoding N-acetylglutaminylglutamine synthetase gives MGSEHRMMMMQNRTQTPFRIERALVSALMDEDSPRPNRRTGAGHPGAEKGPTPRAVVNCGWGRLLFANTFPDVGELIEAMRQEGPGRRDIALYLEDPHVALSQAPTELFLDPSHTYRLRLAGFRPGGETRGFTIETLRGRQDVDAVNRIYGARGMVTMDPEFCWAERDSRVLTHLIATDPVSGAVIGSVTGVDHVRAFKDPQNGSSLWCLAVDPQAAYPGIGEALVRALAEHFKERGRSFMDLSVLHDNANAIALYEKLGFRRVPVFALKTKNPINEKLFAGPAVEASLNPYAMIIINEARRRGIGVEVVDAESNLFRLSFGGRSILCRESLSELTSAVALFRCDDKAVTRRTLLRAGLSVPDQMTADGMDDNAAFLERHGSVVVKPARGEQGQGITVDVRDAETLAWAIGKAKKICDTVLLEQFVQGQDVRILVIDYRVVAAAVRRPAEIVGTGDRTISQLIEAQSRRRAAATGGESRIPMDEETERCVRDAGFSMDSVLPEGQALAVRKTANLHTGGTLHDITDRLHHRVVEAAVEAARALDIPVVGLDLLIPDLLGSDYAIIEANERPGLANHEPQPTAERFLDLLFPYSAVDPRA, from the coding sequence ATGGGATCTGAACACCGCATGATGATGATGCAGAATCGCACCCAGACGCCTTTCCGGATCGAACGCGCCCTGGTCTCCGCCCTGATGGACGAAGATTCACCGCGCCCGAACCGCCGGACGGGGGCGGGGCATCCCGGAGCGGAAAAGGGGCCGACGCCGCGCGCGGTGGTGAATTGCGGCTGGGGCCGCCTGCTCTTCGCCAACACCTTTCCCGACGTCGGCGAGCTGATCGAGGCGATGCGCCAGGAGGGGCCGGGGCGGCGCGACATCGCGCTGTATTTGGAGGACCCCCATGTGGCGCTGTCCCAGGCGCCGACCGAGCTGTTTCTCGACCCGTCCCACACCTACCGGCTGCGGTTGGCCGGCTTCCGGCCCGGCGGCGAGACGCGCGGCTTCACCATCGAAACGCTGCGCGGCCGCCAGGATGTCGACGCCGTGAACCGCATCTACGGCGCCCGCGGCATGGTCACCATGGACCCGGAATTCTGCTGGGCGGAGCGCGACAGCCGCGTGCTGACCCACCTGATCGCCACCGATCCGGTCAGCGGGGCGGTCATCGGCTCGGTCACCGGGGTGGACCATGTCCGCGCCTTCAAGGACCCGCAGAACGGCTCCTCCCTGTGGTGCCTGGCGGTCGATCCGCAGGCGGCCTATCCCGGCATTGGCGAGGCGCTGGTCCGCGCGCTGGCCGAGCATTTCAAGGAGCGCGGGCGCAGCTTCATGGACCTGTCAGTCCTGCACGACAACGCCAACGCCATCGCGCTCTACGAGAAGCTGGGCTTCCGGCGGGTGCCGGTCTTCGCGCTGAAGACCAAGAACCCGATCAACGAGAAGCTGTTCGCCGGCCCGGCGGTGGAGGCCAGCCTCAACCCCTACGCCATGATCATCATCAACGAGGCCCGGCGCCGCGGCATCGGGGTGGAGGTGGTGGACGCGGAGTCCAACCTGTTCCGCCTCAGCTTCGGCGGGCGCAGCATCCTGTGCCGCGAAAGCCTCAGCGAGCTGACCTCGGCGGTGGCGCTGTTCCGCTGCGACGACAAGGCGGTGACCCGGCGCACGCTGCTGCGGGCCGGTTTGTCGGTTCCCGACCAGATGACCGCGGACGGCATGGACGACAACGCCGCCTTCCTGGAACGCCACGGCAGCGTCGTGGTGAAGCCCGCCCGCGGCGAGCAGGGCCAGGGCATCACCGTGGACGTGCGCGACGCGGAGACGCTGGCCTGGGCCATCGGCAAGGCCAAGAAGATCTGCGACACGGTCCTGCTGGAGCAGTTCGTGCAGGGCCAGGACGTGCGCATCCTGGTCATCGACTACCGTGTCGTCGCCGCCGCGGTGCGCCGCCCGGCGGAGATCGTCGGCACCGGCGACCGGACGATCTCCCAGCTGATCGAGGCGCAGAGCCGCCGCCGCGCCGCCGCCACCGGCGGGGAAAGCCGCATCCCGATGGACGAGGAGACGGAACGTTGCGTGCGGGACGCCGGTTTTTCCATGGACTCGGTCCTTCCGGAGGGGCAGGCGCTGGCCGTGCGCAAGACGGCCAACCTGCACACCGGCGGCACGCTGCACGACATCACCGACCGTCTGCACCACCGCGTGGTGGAGGCGGCGGTGGAGGCGGCGCGCGCGCTCGACATTCCGGTGGTCGGCCTGGATCTGCTGATCCCCGACCTGCTGGGGTCCGACTACGCGATCATCGAGGCGAACGAGCGGCCCGGCCTTGCCAACCACGAACCGCAGCCGACCGCCGAACGCTTCCTCGATCTTCTCTTCCCCTACTCCGCGGTCGATCCGCGGGCGTGA